From the genome of Trichoplusia ni isolate ovarian cell line Hi5 chromosome 26, tn1, whole genome shotgun sequence, one region includes:
- the LOC113505712 gene encoding uncharacterized protein LOC113505712, whose product MTGSGFHRKCHMAYTSSVSRPTTPKSATLSNHREHSADRDERRHDTQRESSSAKLCYIKDGVQVKEKKSREPKPEEKREKLGRLSDVSKPPTKFYPQRIMDVHVEDNFLKNPVPVEGRPKSTPIKKINFQTRVDEKKEEEPKESTGRMDWKDYHRLSVIHKFMDDLEQDFPSLCTTGVIGQSVEGRKLKILKISNSNAGNVSVWLDAGIHAREWIAPAVNTYIADQITRHFDTMPESIRNKDWYFLPVVNPDGYEYSHTIDRLWRKNRAWHCGQCVGVDLNRNFSLGWGGKGSSDQPNNAFYRGPHPFSEPESSAMRDLFLNSGLKFKVYITLHSFGQIIIFPYACSSNLAPDYVRLLQGATAMSKAIYDTNGNTYKVGISRDVMYGAAGTSNDFSYGTVGIPYCYLIELRDKKHKFKLPKEEIEETGKEILSCIIALMEFVDNSKSSRFEKKSKDPEEPHAKIADANVERIDSVVDRSEYYIKKINNNLKHANFYLNKNSDGDIKWDVQKFDCEVQKGDSFIKTKVSQFPESDSGTQKCEHYVRQDDRYVLKQESEHYEPKVLCESKNSFDRKVEYFEKKVEQMRDTLSQNENIFDEDSDTYSVKDKYCHITDDDFPEKSLVGRQQSSEEADLSMKIHLKMFIKHLRYKSYREDLRVISMDEIFGGILFFMLQFIKAAKRQSINIWKEERSTMDIMVDGNRTGQVAGMLHEREIPYSVAIPDVTDLLEKENGSRQSIPRRAYFLIPGLTMDWKNYHRLDAIYAFMDNLAAEYPYLCQVSVIGKSVEGRDIKMLKISNGNENNAGVWIDGAIHPREWISPSVVTYIADQIVRTFNELPSSVTNKDWYILPVMNPDGYEYTHTHDRMWRKNRARYGECVGVDLNRNFSYGFGEKGDEGSSDDPGNIFYRGPKAFSEPETAAVKRAIVEAKTAFKVFLSFHSYGEVIIFPWGYTSEPCPDYVELLEGGTAMAKAIHQVNGHTYKVGSTKDLMYYAAGTSIDWSYAVTNIPYSYMVELRGKTHRFLLPKEEIITTCVEVLNGVYRLMDFVDRRCKGTDTCPCPK is encoded by the exons ATGACTGGAAGTGGTTTCCACCGCAAATGCCATATGGCTTACACCTCATCAGTGTCTCGTCCAACCACACCCAAATCCGCTACACTGAGCAACCATCGCGAACACTCGGCTGATAGAGACGAACGTCGTCATGATACTCAACGAGAGTCGAGCAGTGCCAAGCTCTGCTATATAAAAGATGGCGTACAGGTTAAAGAGAAAAAGTCACGTGAACCTAAACCAGAAGAGAAGAGAGAAAAACTAGGCAGATTAAGTGATGTCTCTAAACCACCAACTAAATTTTATCCACAACGCATCATGGATGTCCATGTGGAGGACAACTTTTTAAAAAACCCTGTCCCCGTCGAAGGGCGACCAAAGTCAACTccgataaagaaaataaactttcagACTCGAG ttgACGAGAAAAAAGAAGAGGAGCCGAAAGAGTCGACGGGGCGCATGGACTGGAAGGACTATCATCGACTGAGTGTAATCCATAAGTTCATGGACGATTTGGAACAGGACTTTCCATCGCTGTGCACTACTGGTGTAATCGGCCAGTCAGTTGAAGGtcgaaaattaaaa ATCTTGAAGATATCAAATAGCAACGCGGGAAACGTCAGCGTGTGGTTGGACGCAGGTATACACGCACGGGAATGGATCGCTCCAGCTGTGAACACGTACATCGCAGATCAAATAACAAGGCACTTTGACACTATGCCTGAGAGTATAAGGAATAAAGACTG GTACTTCCTTCCCGTAGTAAATCCGGACGGTTACGAATACTCACATACTATTGATCGCCTGTGGCGCAAAAACCGTGCCTGGCATTGCGGGCAATGCGTTGGAGTAGACCTTAATAGGAACTTTAG tcttGGTTGGGGCGGCAAAGGATCGTCAGACCAACCCAACAATGCATTCTATAGAGGCCCTCATCCGTTTTCTGAACCTGAGTCTTCAGCTATGCGG gATTTATTTCTTAACTCTGGACTAAAGTTCAAAGTGTACATCACACTTCATAGTTTCGGTCAAATCATTATATTCCCTTACGCATGCAGCTCTAATCTTGCTCCTGACTACGTGCGACTACTCCAAGGAGCCACAGCTATGTCAAAG GCCATCTATGACACAAATGGTAATACATATAAAGTGGGCATTTCAAGGGACGTCATGTACGGAGCAGCTGGCACCAGCAACGACTTCTCGTACGGCACAGTCGGCATCCCTTACTGCTACCTCATTGAACTCAGAGACAAGAAGCACAAGTTCAAATTACCGAAAGAAGAAATCGAAGAAACTGGTAAAGAGATTCTTAGTTGCATAATAGCGTTGATGGAGTTTGTTGACAACAGCAAATCTTCAAGATTTGAGAAAAAGTCCAAAGATCCTGAAGAACCACATGCAAAGATAGCAGACGCTAATGTCGAAAGAATCGATTCTGTTGTTGATAGAAgtgaatattacataaaaaagatCAATAATAATCTAAAGCAcgcaaatttttatttaaataaaaatagcgaTGGTGATATAAAGTGGGACGTACAGAAGTTTGATTGCGAGGTGCAGAAGGGCGATTCATTCATCAAAACGAAAGTTTCACAGTTTCCTGAAAGTGATTCTGGCACTCAGAAATGCGAACATTACGTACGCCAAGATGACCGCTATGTCTTGAAACAGGAGTCCGAGCATTACGAACCTAAAGTTTTATGCGAGAGCAAGAACTCGTTTGATAGAAAAGTcgaatatttcgaaaaaaaagtcGAGCAAATGAGAGATACTCTCTCTCAAAACGAGAACATTTTTGACGAAGATAGTGATACTTACTCAGTGAAAGATAAATATTGTCACATAACAGATGACGATTTTCCCGAAAAAAGCCTTGTCGGCCGACAACAGTCTTCTGAGGAGGCTGATTTAAG TATGAAAattcatttgaaaatgtttattaagcACCTAAGATATAAAAGTTACAGAGAAGATCTGAGGGTGATATCAATGGACGAAATTTTCGGCGGGATATTATTTTTCATGCTACAATTTATAAAAGCGGCGAAGCGCCagt CGATCAATATATGGAAAGAGGAACGTAGTACTATGGACATTATGGTCGATGGCAACAGAACTGGTCAAGTCGCTGGAATGTTACACGAGAGAGAAATCCCTTATTCTGTTGCTATACCTGACGTTACAGACCTCCTTGAGAAGGAAAACGGTTCCCGTCAATCTATACCAAGGAGGGCTTATTTTCTTATCC CGGGTCTAACGATGGATTGGAAGAACTATCACAGGCTGGATGCAATTTACGCTTTCATGGACAACTTGGCTGCAGAATATCCATATCTATGTCAAGTTAGTGTGATCGGGAAGTCGGTGGAAGGAAGGGATATTAAG ATGCTAAAAATTTCGAATGGCAACGAGAATAACGCCGGCGTATGGATTGACGGAGCCATCCACCCTCGCGAGTGGATCAGTCCATCAGTGGTGACTTACATTGCAGACCAGATTGTCCGGACATTTAATGAGTTGCCCAGTAGCGTCACCAACAAAGACTG GTATATTCTTCCAGTGATGAATCCAGATGGGTATGAATACACTCACACACACGACAGAATGTGGCGGAAAAACCGAGCGCGGTACGGCGAATGTGTCGGTGTCGATCTTAATAGGAATTTCAG TTATGGTTTCGGTGAAAAAGGAGATGAAGGTTCTTCAGATGATCcgggaaatatattttacagagGACCGAAAGCCTTCTCTGAACCAGAAACGGCTGCAGtcaag CGTGCAATAGTGGAAGCGAAGACCGCGTTCAAGGTGTTCCTGTCGTTCCACAGCTATGGTGAGGTCATCATCTTCCCTTGGGGCTACACCAGTGAACCATGCCCCGATTACGTCGAACTGCTAGAAGGAGGAACCGCTATGGCAAAG GCAATCCACCAAGTAAACGGTCACACATACAAGGTAGGCAGCACAAAAGACCTTATGTACTACGCCGCAGGGACCAGTATCGATTGGAGCTACGCAGTCACCAACATCCCATACTCCTACATGGTCGAGCTCAGAGGGAAAACCCACAGGTTCCTTCTGCCTAAAGAAGAAATTATCACAACGTGCGTAGAAGTACTGAACGGGGTTTACAGGTTGATGGATTTTGTGGACAGACGATGTAAAGGGACTGATACATGCCCTTGTCccaaatga
- the LOC113505614 gene encoding carboxypeptidase B-like isoform X2 yields the protein MEVLVEGTRTMQVEKLLRERDIRFEVLVSDTNGTSGIPRRVRSPALGIRQRSPLKRYLDWKDFYPLNSVYSFLEDLETSFPSTCTVTVIGKSVEGRDIKMLKISNSDANNTGIWIDGATHAREWISTSVITYIADHIARNFDKLPETCTTKDWYLVPVVNPDGYHFTHTVDRMWRKNRARFGSTITGVDLNRNFGYYWGRGGGENSSGDPNHLNYRGTEPFSEPETTAIKDIILYSGTPFKIFLSLHACSEVIAFPWCHTADPCPDYVNLLEGGTAMAKAIYESSGRMYKVGNFKDIMYFACGTSIDWSYGTARIPFSYLVELRSKHDRFLLPKEEILDCCIEILSGIKALIEFVDKKKCLNCAVNAKKLRQ from the exons ATGGAAGTCCTGGTGGAAGGGACTCGGACTATGCAAGTGGAGAAACTCCTTCGGGAAAGAGATATCCGTTTCGAGGTCCTTGTGAGCGACACCAACGGGACCAGTGGGATCCCGCGCCGTGTCCGCAGCCCCGCCTTGGGCATCCGGCAACGATCGCCTTTGA aacGTTATTTGGATTGGAAAGACTTTTATCCTCTTAACAGCGTGTATAGCTTTTTAGAAGATTTAGAGACAAGTTTTCCATCAACTTGTACTGTGACTGTTATCGGAAAGTCAGTGGAGGGGAGGGATATAAAG atgcttaaaatatcaaatagcGATGCTAACAATACAGGAATATGGATAGATGGCGCCACACACGCGAGAGAATGGATCAGCACATCAGTTATCACTTACATAGCTGATCACATAGCCAGGAACTTTGACAAGTTACCAGAAACCTGTACCACTAAAGACTG GTATCTTGTTCCTGTAGTAAATCCAGATGGTTATCATTTCACGCATACCGTCGATAGGATGTGGCGAAAAAACAGAGCACGTTTTGGAAGCACTATCACAGGAGTTGACCTCAATAGAAATTTTGG CTATTACTGGGGACGAGGTGGTGGTGAGAATTCGTCAGGTGACCCAAATCACCTTAACTATAGGGGCACTGAACCATTTTCGGAACCTGAAACTACGGCTATCAAG GACATAATTCTGTACTCAGGGACACCGTTTAAGATATTCCTGTCGTTGCACGCTTGCAGTGAAGTAATTGCCTTTCCATGGTGCCACACGGCTGATCCTTGTCCTGATTATGTAAATTTACTTGAGGGCGGAACTGCTATGGCTAAA GCCATCTACGAAAGCTCCGGCCGCATGTATAAAGTTGGTAACTTCAAGGATATCATGTACTTCGCTTGTGGGACAAGTATAGACTGGAGTTATGGCACCGCTCGCATACCCTTCTCCTATCTTGTTGAACTCAGAAGTAAACATGATCGATTCTTGTTACCGAAAGAGGAAATTTTAGACTGCTGTATTGAGATACTCAGCGGTATAAAAGCACTTATCGAATTTGTAGATAAAAAGAAGTGTTTGAACTGTGCTGTTAATGCGAAGAAGTTGCGTCAGTAA
- the LOC113505613 gene encoding carboxypeptidase B-like isoform X3 gives MSVILKSARPRRVKSTMQRQDLFYIYDDRNESSESDQTECADGSTQTKLNKRRRSPATSLKNIITPRRKLKKRKVRFMDWKKYHRLSVIYSFIDELERDFPAICTVSVIGKSVEGRDIKMLKISNSNANNSAVWLDACIHPREWISTAVVTYIADVLVRNFHTFSTSITNKDWHIIPVLNPDGYEYTHTGERMWRKNRACYGGECVGVDLNRNFSYAWGQSNGEQGSSDEPTHVFYRGPAPFSEPETVAVRDTILGSVTPFKVFLSFHSYFELIIFPWGNRKDPCPDYLHLLEAGTIMARVTPRNT, from the exons ATGAGCGTCATCTTAAAATCGGCACGCCCTCGACGAGTTAAAAGCACGATGCAGCGACAGGACCTGTTTTACATCTACGATGACAGAAACGAGAGCTCGGAGTCCGATCAAACCGAATGCGCCGATGGCAGTACCCAGACGAAActtaacaaaa GGCGACGCTCACCGGCGACATCACTAAAAAACATCATAACACCTCGGAGAAAATTGAAGAAACGAAAGG TACGGTTTATGGACTGGAAGAAGTATCACAGACTGAGCGTAATATATTCGTTTATAGATGAATTAGAAAGAGACTTCCCAGCTATATGCACTGTGTCAGTCATTGGGAAATCAGTTGAAGGTAGAGATATCAAG ATGTTAAAGATATCAAACAGTAACGCGAACAACTCTGCAGTATGGCTCGACGCTTGCATACATCCACGAGAATGGATCAGTACTGCTGTAGTGACGTACATAGCTGATGTCCTCGTCAGGAATTTTCATACGTTCTCCACATCCATCACCAACAAAGACTG GCATATAATACCAGTTTTAAATCCAGATGGTTACGAATATACACACACAGGTGAACGCATGTGGAGAAAAAACAGAGCCTGTTATGGAGGCGAATGTGTGGGTGTTGATCTCAATAGAAATTTCAG TTATGCATGGGGACAAAGTAACGGGGAGCAAGGTTCCTCTGATGAACCCACTCATGTTTTCTATAGAGGTCCCGCACCATTTTCGGAACCGGAAACGGTTGCAGTGAGG GACACGATATTAGGATCGGTGACACCGTTCAAGGTGTTCCTCTCCTTTCATAGTTACTTCGAGCTAATAATATTTCCATGGGGCAACAGGAAGGATCCATGTCCAGACTATCTCCACTTATTGGAAGCCGGCACAATCATGGCAAGGGTAACTCCAC GCAATACATGA
- the LOC113505613 gene encoding carboxypeptidase B-like isoform X2, with translation MSVILKSARPRRVKSTMQRQDLFYIYDDRNESSESDQTECADGSTQTKLNKRRRSPATSLKNIITPRRKLKKRKVRFMDWKKYHRLSVIYSFIDELERDFPAICTVSVIGKSVEGRDIKMLKISNSNANNSAVWLDACIHPREWISTAVVTYIADVLVRNFHTFSTSITNKDWHIIPVLNPDGYEYTHTGERMWRKNRACYGGECVGVDLNRNFSYAWGQSNGEQGSSDEPTHVFYRGPAPFSEPETVAVRDTILGSVTPFKVFLSFHSYFELIIFPWGNRKDPCPDYLHLLEAGTIMAIHETSGKTYKVGSTKDLTYYACGTSIDWSYSIAKIPYSFMVELRSRKHKFRLPKEQIMENCVEIWNAVIKLMEYVDQH, from the exons ATGAGCGTCATCTTAAAATCGGCACGCCCTCGACGAGTTAAAAGCACGATGCAGCGACAGGACCTGTTTTACATCTACGATGACAGAAACGAGAGCTCGGAGTCCGATCAAACCGAATGCGCCGATGGCAGTACCCAGACGAAActtaacaaaa GGCGACGCTCACCGGCGACATCACTAAAAAACATCATAACACCTCGGAGAAAATTGAAGAAACGAAAGG TACGGTTTATGGACTGGAAGAAGTATCACAGACTGAGCGTAATATATTCGTTTATAGATGAATTAGAAAGAGACTTCCCAGCTATATGCACTGTGTCAGTCATTGGGAAATCAGTTGAAGGTAGAGATATCAAG ATGTTAAAGATATCAAACAGTAACGCGAACAACTCTGCAGTATGGCTCGACGCTTGCATACATCCACGAGAATGGATCAGTACTGCTGTAGTGACGTACATAGCTGATGTCCTCGTCAGGAATTTTCATACGTTCTCCACATCCATCACCAACAAAGACTG GCATATAATACCAGTTTTAAATCCAGATGGTTACGAATATACACACACAGGTGAACGCATGTGGAGAAAAAACAGAGCCTGTTATGGAGGCGAATGTGTGGGTGTTGATCTCAATAGAAATTTCAG TTATGCATGGGGACAAAGTAACGGGGAGCAAGGTTCCTCTGATGAACCCACTCATGTTTTCTATAGAGGTCCCGCACCATTTTCGGAACCGGAAACGGTTGCAGTGAGG GACACGATATTAGGATCGGTGACACCGTTCAAGGTGTTCCTCTCCTTTCATAGTTACTTCGAGCTAATAATATTTCCATGGGGCAACAGGAAGGATCCATGTCCAGACTATCTCCACTTATTGGAAGCCGGCACAATCATG GCAATACATGAGACGTCTGGGAAGACGTATAAAGTTGGAAGTACAAAAGACCTCACATACTACGCATGTGGGACGAGCATTGACTGGAGTTACTCGATAGCGAAAATACCATACTCGTTCATGGTTGAGCTGAGGAGCAGAAAACACAAATTTAGATTACCAAAAGAACAAATCATGGAAAATTGTGTTGAAATATGGAATGCGGTCATAAAACTAATGGAGTACGTCGATCAACATTag
- the LOC113505614 gene encoding carboxypeptidase B-like isoform X1, with amino-acid sequence MEVLVEGTRTMQVEKLLRERDIRFEVLVSDTNGTSGIPRRVRSPALGIRQRSPLKRYLDWKDFYPLNSVYSFLEDLETSFPSTCTVTVIGKSVEGRDIKMLKISNSDANNTGIWIDGATHAREWISTSVITYIADHIARNFDKLPETCTTKDWYLVPVVNPDGYHFTHTVDRMWRKNRARFGSTITGVDLNRNFGNSHFSYYWGRGGGENSSGDPNHLNYRGTEPFSEPETTAIKDIILYSGTPFKIFLSLHACSEVIAFPWCHTADPCPDYVNLLEGGTAMAKAIYESSGRMYKVGNFKDIMYFACGTSIDWSYGTARIPFSYLVELRSKHDRFLLPKEEILDCCIEILSGIKALIEFVDKKKCLNCAVNAKKLRQ; translated from the exons ATGGAAGTCCTGGTGGAAGGGACTCGGACTATGCAAGTGGAGAAACTCCTTCGGGAAAGAGATATCCGTTTCGAGGTCCTTGTGAGCGACACCAACGGGACCAGTGGGATCCCGCGCCGTGTCCGCAGCCCCGCCTTGGGCATCCGGCAACGATCGCCTTTGA aacGTTATTTGGATTGGAAAGACTTTTATCCTCTTAACAGCGTGTATAGCTTTTTAGAAGATTTAGAGACAAGTTTTCCATCAACTTGTACTGTGACTGTTATCGGAAAGTCAGTGGAGGGGAGGGATATAAAG atgcttaaaatatcaaatagcGATGCTAACAATACAGGAATATGGATAGATGGCGCCACACACGCGAGAGAATGGATCAGCACATCAGTTATCACTTACATAGCTGATCACATAGCCAGGAACTTTGACAAGTTACCAGAAACCTGTACCACTAAAGACTG GTATCTTGTTCCTGTAGTAAATCCAGATGGTTATCATTTCACGCATACCGTCGATAGGATGTGGCGAAAAAACAGAGCACGTTTTGGAAGCACTATCACAGGAGTTGACCTCAATAGAAATTTTGG taattccCATTTTAGCTATTACTGGGGACGAGGTGGTGGTGAGAATTCGTCAGGTGACCCAAATCACCTTAACTATAGGGGCACTGAACCATTTTCGGAACCTGAAACTACGGCTATCAAG GACATAATTCTGTACTCAGGGACACCGTTTAAGATATTCCTGTCGTTGCACGCTTGCAGTGAAGTAATTGCCTTTCCATGGTGCCACACGGCTGATCCTTGTCCTGATTATGTAAATTTACTTGAGGGCGGAACTGCTATGGCTAAA GCCATCTACGAAAGCTCCGGCCGCATGTATAAAGTTGGTAACTTCAAGGATATCATGTACTTCGCTTGTGGGACAAGTATAGACTGGAGTTATGGCACCGCTCGCATACCCTTCTCCTATCTTGTTGAACTCAGAAGTAAACATGATCGATTCTTGTTACCGAAAGAGGAAATTTTAGACTGCTGTATTGAGATACTCAGCGGTATAAAAGCACTTATCGAATTTGTAGATAAAAAGAAGTGTTTGAACTGTGCTGTTAATGCGAAGAAGTTGCGTCAGTAA
- the LOC113505613 gene encoding carboxypeptidase B-like isoform X1 encodes MSVILKSARPRRVKSTMQRQDLFYIYDDRNESSESDQTECADGSTQTKLNKRRRSPATSLKNIITPRRKLKKRKVRFMDWKKYHRLSVIYSFIDELERDFPAICTVSVIGKSVEGRDIKMLKISNSNANNSAVWLDACIHPREWISTAVVTYIADVLVRNFHTFSTSITNKDWHIIPVLNPDGYEYTHTGERMWRKNRACYGGECVGVDLNRNFSYAWGQSNGEQGSSDEPTHVFYRGPAPFSEPETVAVRDTILGSVTPFKVFLSFHSYFELIIFPWGNRKDPCPDYLHLLEAGTIMARAIHETSGKTYKVGSTKDLTYYACGTSIDWSYSIAKIPYSFMVELRSRKHKFRLPKEQIMENCVEIWNAVIKLMEYVDQH; translated from the exons ATGAGCGTCATCTTAAAATCGGCACGCCCTCGACGAGTTAAAAGCACGATGCAGCGACAGGACCTGTTTTACATCTACGATGACAGAAACGAGAGCTCGGAGTCCGATCAAACCGAATGCGCCGATGGCAGTACCCAGACGAAActtaacaaaa GGCGACGCTCACCGGCGACATCACTAAAAAACATCATAACACCTCGGAGAAAATTGAAGAAACGAAAGG TACGGTTTATGGACTGGAAGAAGTATCACAGACTGAGCGTAATATATTCGTTTATAGATGAATTAGAAAGAGACTTCCCAGCTATATGCACTGTGTCAGTCATTGGGAAATCAGTTGAAGGTAGAGATATCAAG ATGTTAAAGATATCAAACAGTAACGCGAACAACTCTGCAGTATGGCTCGACGCTTGCATACATCCACGAGAATGGATCAGTACTGCTGTAGTGACGTACATAGCTGATGTCCTCGTCAGGAATTTTCATACGTTCTCCACATCCATCACCAACAAAGACTG GCATATAATACCAGTTTTAAATCCAGATGGTTACGAATATACACACACAGGTGAACGCATGTGGAGAAAAAACAGAGCCTGTTATGGAGGCGAATGTGTGGGTGTTGATCTCAATAGAAATTTCAG TTATGCATGGGGACAAAGTAACGGGGAGCAAGGTTCCTCTGATGAACCCACTCATGTTTTCTATAGAGGTCCCGCACCATTTTCGGAACCGGAAACGGTTGCAGTGAGG GACACGATATTAGGATCGGTGACACCGTTCAAGGTGTTCCTCTCCTTTCATAGTTACTTCGAGCTAATAATATTTCCATGGGGCAACAGGAAGGATCCATGTCCAGACTATCTCCACTTATTGGAAGCCGGCACAATCATGGCAAGG GCAATACATGAGACGTCTGGGAAGACGTATAAAGTTGGAAGTACAAAAGACCTCACATACTACGCATGTGGGACGAGCATTGACTGGAGTTACTCGATAGCGAAAATACCATACTCGTTCATGGTTGAGCTGAGGAGCAGAAAACACAAATTTAGATTACCAAAAGAACAAATCATGGAAAATTGTGTTGAAATATGGAATGCGGTCATAAAACTAATGGAGTACGTCGATCAACATTag